The proteins below are encoded in one region of Drosophila santomea strain STO CAGO 1482 chromosome 3R, Prin_Dsan_1.1, whole genome shotgun sequence:
- the LOC120452770 gene encoding homeobox protein B-H2 isoform X1, with product MCILFKPVFKKVIRIYSYLESRGPAGEGGLQLGDSGKYLSMLQNPSKYHANPLSHFLALHNTQASGGGSGSGGASAVAGLGALGGGIHAHGQPHHAALAAAAAAAVAVSTGQSSYQMEHQQHQHHQLQQQHHHQQQLHTHHQDGHHPHPHPPTPTTGNSNNNSNSNSSHNSNSNHREQLAAAATATSHAQLIEAAAAHSSLDVGKSFTIAAILGLQSQRKDYNNAINLSLHDNNNIGDDNNNGSSNSGNNNSHSVNNFNCDSGAGSGRYLHGGHQHPHPHQAGFAAVAAAVGAAPSALQSLQQLHQQHHAQQQASLSFQREKLKSESHKKSALKNKRVRTIFTPEQLECLEAEFERQQYMVGPERLYLAHTLKLTEAQVKVWFQNRRIKWRKHHLELTQQRLALIRQTQLPGTSILGNQGSVAANAAHSASTDRTNGCSAASPSLQEEDNEDSKHSLSLSGALPPLSRAQSESDLSICNDSLDGDSLMDGSEEA from the exons atgtgcattttatttaagccAGTATTCAAGAAAGTTATacgcatatat AGTTACCTGGAATCCCGAGGGCCAGCGGGAGAAGGCGGACTACAACTCGGAGACAGTGGCAAATACCTAAGCATGCTGCAGAATCCTTCCAAATATCACGCAAATCCCTTGTCGCACTTCCTGGCATTGCATAACACACAAGCCagtggcggcggcagcggcagcggcgggGCATCGGCGGTCGCTGGACTTGGAGCTTTGGGTGGGGGCATCCATGCACATGGTCAACCGCATCATGCGGCGCTGgcagcggctgcagcagcggcggtTGCCGTCTCGACGGGTCAGAGTTCCTACCAAATggagcaccagcagcaccaacatcatcagctgcagcagcaacatcatcatcagcagcagctgcacacCCACCACCAGGAtggccaccacccacacccacacccaccgACACCCACCACcggcaatagcaacaacaatagcaacagcaacagcagccacaacagcaacagcaaccaccGGGAACAGTTGGCGGCGGCAGCCACTGCGACGTCGCACGCGCAGCTCATCGAGGCGGCAGCGGCGCATTCCTCCCTCGACGTAGGCAAGTCCTTCACCATCGCCGCCATTTTGGGCCTGCAGAGCCAACGCAAGGACTACAACAATGCCATCAATCTCTCCCTgcacgacaacaacaacatcggcgacgacaacaacaacggcagcagcaacagtggcaacaacaacagccacagTGTAAACAACTTCAATTGTGATAGTGGCGCAGGCAGTGGACGATACCTGCACGGCGGACACcagcatccacatcctcacCAGGCAGGATTTGCGGCCGTTGCCGCCGCCGTCGGAGCAGCTCCCTCCGCCCTGCAGAGCCTGCAGCAActccaccagcaacaccacGCCCAGCAACAGGCCTCCCTAAGCTTTCAGCGGGAGAAACTCAAGTCGG AATCGCACAAGAAGAGCGCGCTGAAGAACAAGCGCGTGCGGACAATCTTCACGCCGGAGCAGTTGGAGTGTCTGGAGGCGGAGTTCGAGCGCCAGCAGTACATGGTCGGCCCGGAGAGGCTCTACTTGGCCCACACACTGAAGCTGACGGAGGCTCAGGTGAAGGTGTGGTTCCAGAACAGGCGGATCAAGTGGCGCAAGCACCACCTGGAACTGACACAACAGCGGCTGGCTCTGATAAGGCAAACTCAACTGCCAGGTACGTCTATCCTGGGCAATCAAGGGTCCGTGGCGGCAAACGCGGCCCACTCTGCGTCCACGGATCGCACAAACGGATGCAGTGCAGCCTCGCCCAGCCTGCAAGAGGAGGACAACGAGGACAGCAAGCACTCGCTGTCGCTTTCAGGAGCATTGCCGCCGCTAAGTCGAGCGCAGTCCGAGTCGGATCTGTCCATCTGTAACGATTCCCTGGACGGCGACAGCCTCATGGACGGCAGCGAGGAGGCTTAA
- the LOC120453161 gene encoding trimethylguanosine synthase, whose protein sequence is MNTHYLTTSRTNPQFYIFRQLFCNDLDWEHCDWEGIQNVAWEDFWQREGHEILEQKWHKRFPEYRDLIDVVSSEEQGLWQELWEKHARDSSTKFWYIFICAFENYQHDLAKSFGLHEDKNPEDVEEDLQNLSLQKNPTKSKQQRTSKKEDELYLTANDNPEDCDEEQQLRLFGLPTAFASKADTITRKERRTQYKPSSSDSEDSEELVIMENGENEARHVVQSGFIKKSNRRQRKIKKCKAKMPEFMQEDNNKMVKYWIKRFSLFSRFDQGIRLDRESWFSVTPEKIAKQTARRLACDVIIDAFCGCGGNAIQFANTCGRVIAVDIDAKKLAMAKHNAGIYGVAHKIEFINADFLQFAATTKLRPNVVFLSPPWGGPDYQKQATFDIETSLLPVGASNLMLLSRRLASDVAFFLPRNANMKQVVALSGAGQQCEVEHNYLDTRMVALTAYYGKGIIKPSLGEDE, encoded by the coding sequence ATGAACACACACTACCTGACCACCTCGCGAACCAATCCGCAGTTCTACATATTCAGGCAGCTCTTTTGTAACGATCTGGACTGGGAGCATTGCGATTGGGAGGGCATTCAAAACGTTGCCTGGGAAGATTTCTGGCAGCGTGAGGGGCATGAGATACTAGAGCAAAAGTGGCACAAGCGGTTTCCCGAATACAGAGATCTTATCGATGTTGTCTCGTCAGAGGAGCAAGGGCTCTGGCAGGAACTGTGGGAGAAGCACGCCAGAGATTCCAGTACCAAGTTCTGGTATATATTTATCTGTGCCTTTGAGAACTACCAACACGATTTGGCTAAATCATTTGGCCTTCACGAAGATAAAAACCCAGAAGATGTTGAGGAGGACTTACAGAACTTAAGCCTTCAAAAAAATCCAACGAAATCGAAACAGCAAAGGACCTCAAAAAAAGAAGACGAATTATACTTGACTGCCAACGACAATCCCGAAGATTGTGACGAAGAACAACAGTTGCGCCTTTTTGGATTGCCAACAGCATTTGCGTCGAAGGCAGATACAATTACCCGAAAGGAAAGAAGGACACAGTACAAACCCTCTAGCAGTGATAGCGAGGACAGTGAGGAGCTGGTAATCATGGAAAACGGCGAAAACGAGGCTCGGCATGTCGTTCAGAGCGGTTTTATCAAAAAGAGCAATCGACggcaaaggaaaattaaaaaatgtaaggCTAAAATGCCTGAATTTATGCAAGAGGATAACAACAAAATGGTCAAGTACTGGATCAAGCGATTCTCCCTGTTCTCCCGTTTCGATCAGGGCATTCGGCTGGACCGCGAGAGCTGGTTCTCGGTGACTCCCGAGAAGATTGCTAAACAAACGGCCCGTCGACTGGCCTGCGACGTAATCATAGATGCTTTTTGTGGGTGCGGCGGCAATGCCATTCAGTTCGCAAACACCTGTGGACGTGTAATTGCTGTGGACATCGATGCTAAGAAGCTGGCCATGGCAAAGCATAATGCCGGCATTTACGGTGTGGCCCACAAGATCGAGTTCATCAACGCCGATTTTCTGCAGTTCGCTGCTACTACAAAGCTTCGCCCAAATGTTGTTTTCCTGAGCCCTCCCTGGGGTGGTCCCGACTACCAGAAGCAGGCCACCTTCGATATTGAGACAAGTCTGTTGCCCGTGGGCGCCAGCAATCTGATGCTGCTCTCTCGCCGCCTGGCGTCTGACGTGGCCTTCTTTCTGCCACGCAACGCCAATATGAAGCAGGTGGTCGCCTTGAGTGGAGCTGGGCAGCAGTGCGAGGTGGAGCACAACTATCTGGACACCCGAATGGTTGCTCTCACTGCTTATTACGGCAAGGGAATAATAAAGCCCTCATTGGGCGAAGATGAGTAG
- the LOC120452770 gene encoding homeobox protein Nkx-6.1 isoform X2 has protein sequence MLQNPSKYHANPLSHFLALHNTQASGGGSGSGGASAVAGLGALGGGIHAHGQPHHAALAAAAAAAVAVSTGQSSYQMEHQQHQHHQLQQQHHHQQQLHTHHQDGHHPHPHPPTPTTGNSNNNSNSNSSHNSNSNHREQLAAAATATSHAQLIEAAAAHSSLDVGKSFTIAAILGLQSQRKDYNNAINLSLHDNNNIGDDNNNGSSNSGNNNSHSVNNFNCDSGAGSGRYLHGGHQHPHPHQAGFAAVAAAVGAAPSALQSLQQLHQQHHAQQQASLSFQREKLKSESHKKSALKNKRVRTIFTPEQLECLEAEFERQQYMVGPERLYLAHTLKLTEAQVKVWFQNRRIKWRKHHLELTQQRLALIRQTQLPGTSILGNQGSVAANAAHSASTDRTNGCSAASPSLQEEDNEDSKHSLSLSGALPPLSRAQSESDLSICNDSLDGDSLMDGSEEA, from the exons ATGCTGCAGAATCCTTCCAAATATCACGCAAATCCCTTGTCGCACTTCCTGGCATTGCATAACACACAAGCCagtggcggcggcagcggcagcggcgggGCATCGGCGGTCGCTGGACTTGGAGCTTTGGGTGGGGGCATCCATGCACATGGTCAACCGCATCATGCGGCGCTGgcagcggctgcagcagcggcggtTGCCGTCTCGACGGGTCAGAGTTCCTACCAAATggagcaccagcagcaccaacatcatcagctgcagcagcaacatcatcatcagcagcagctgcacacCCACCACCAGGAtggccaccacccacacccacacccaccgACACCCACCACcggcaatagcaacaacaatagcaacagcaacagcagccacaacagcaacagcaaccaccGGGAACAGTTGGCGGCGGCAGCCACTGCGACGTCGCACGCGCAGCTCATCGAGGCGGCAGCGGCGCATTCCTCCCTCGACGTAGGCAAGTCCTTCACCATCGCCGCCATTTTGGGCCTGCAGAGCCAACGCAAGGACTACAACAATGCCATCAATCTCTCCCTgcacgacaacaacaacatcggcgacgacaacaacaacggcagcagcaacagtggcaacaacaacagccacagTGTAAACAACTTCAATTGTGATAGTGGCGCAGGCAGTGGACGATACCTGCACGGCGGACACcagcatccacatcctcacCAGGCAGGATTTGCGGCCGTTGCCGCCGCCGTCGGAGCAGCTCCCTCCGCCCTGCAGAGCCTGCAGCAActccaccagcaacaccacGCCCAGCAACAGGCCTCCCTAAGCTTTCAGCGGGAGAAACTCAAGTCGG AATCGCACAAGAAGAGCGCGCTGAAGAACAAGCGCGTGCGGACAATCTTCACGCCGGAGCAGTTGGAGTGTCTGGAGGCGGAGTTCGAGCGCCAGCAGTACATGGTCGGCCCGGAGAGGCTCTACTTGGCCCACACACTGAAGCTGACGGAGGCTCAGGTGAAGGTGTGGTTCCAGAACAGGCGGATCAAGTGGCGCAAGCACCACCTGGAACTGACACAACAGCGGCTGGCTCTGATAAGGCAAACTCAACTGCCAGGTACGTCTATCCTGGGCAATCAAGGGTCCGTGGCGGCAAACGCGGCCCACTCTGCGTCCACGGATCGCACAAACGGATGCAGTGCAGCCTCGCCCAGCCTGCAAGAGGAGGACAACGAGGACAGCAAGCACTCGCTGTCGCTTTCAGGAGCATTGCCGCCGCTAAGTCGAGCGCAGTCCGAGTCGGATCTGTCCATCTGTAACGATTCCCTGGACGGCGACAGCCTCATGGACGGCAGCGAGGAGGCTTAA
- the LOC120452769 gene encoding vam6/Vps39-like protein: MHQAYSVHSILKQGVQIESIAAYGNHVILGTRSGQLIMYSVDEETGVDMRMFNKNFSRKPITQMEVIASENLLFVLTDYQVQVCDIRRIESNFAFMHSAPDTKGCTLFTMDVDTPKSTTGRVATVIRVCCAIRRRLVFFFWKEDKLNSLELSIDLSDVPRTLCWVGHAVCVGFKDEYVVYDISGKAPKKHDLFLTSSSISRDPCICLIRNNMLGISKDSYLVVVDPSQYKESDGSNNSTDVRPGAMESNSSLTPLLWSSPLLDLVWDEPFAVGRVNNAIEVRCLVGKDTLVQTIPELQKTKFLVHADKGTIFAAATSELWCIRMVEIPIQRQQLLQQKKFQLAIELTQISDEPATDRAQTIRQIHMLYAKELFTNKEFSAAMKEFENAAIDPYDVIRLFPNLVPEPKPGTEDITVPTSSTPALEDGDLENAYLALIEYLAWARQREVVKLRDTKSSSKSLLEIIDTTLLKCYLQTNDSLVAPLLRLNQCHLEESEKTLKKHNKISELIILYQMKGKHKDALKLLREQASIEGSVLQGRKRTIRYLQELGVDHLPLIFEFADWVLNENTEDGLTIFTDELIEVESLPRAKVLDFLISKHKALVIPYLEHVITEWKDSNTLLHNVLLKQYREKVQRLLAQQEKGEEVPELIPMRAKLYKMLEESNDYSPDRVLEEFPTNVLLEERALILGRLKKHDNVLSIYIHVLGDVVKATTYAEAHYKEDEHIFHTLIKCILIPPTQPPYDGVPLHPDFSQVNLRVALEILNTHATKIDPFEIFEHLPDDLPMPQLEKYLEKSIRKKMADKHEMQMMCGLLEAEATRLENALEAQRDISFELNESSVCSECKKRFQTQSAFVRYPNGQIVHLSCHDRIARAAAQQ, encoded by the exons ATGCACCAGGCCTATAGTGTTCACTCGATCCTGAAACAGGGCGTGCAGATAGAGTCAATAGCAGCATATG GTAACCATGTCATCTTGGGCACCCGCAGCGGACAGCTGATCATGTACTCTGTGGACGAGGAGACGGGCGTTGACATGCGGATGTTCAACAAGAACTTCAGCCGGAAACCGATCACCCAGATGGAGGTGATTGCCTCGGAGAACCTGCTCTTCGTGCTCACCGACTACCAGGTGCAGGTGTGCGACATTCGGCGGATTGAGAGCAACTTCGCCTTTATGCACAGTGCGCCCGACACGAAGGGATGCACCTTGTTCACCATGGACGTGGACACACCCAAGTCCACCACTGGACGTGTGGCCACCGTTATTCGTGTGTGCTGCGCCATCCGGCGGCGTCTTGTGTTCTTCTTTTGGAAGGAGGACAAGCTGAATTCCCTGGAACTGAGCATCGACCTCAGCGATGTGCCCAGGACCCTCTGCTGGGTGGGCCATGCTGTCTGCGTAGGCTTTAAAGACGAATATGTGGTCTACGAT ATATCAGGAAAAGCACCAAAGAAACACGACCTATTCCTTACCTCCTCCAGTATCAGCAGGGATCCCTGCATCTGCCTTATCCGCAACAACATGTTGGGCATCTCCAAGGACAGCTACCTCGTAGTGGTAGATCCCAGTCAGTACAAAGAGTCTGATGGCAGCAATAACTCCACAGATGTAAGACCGGGTGCCATGGAAAGCAATAGTTCCCTAACTCCTCTACTCTGGTCAAGCCCGCTTTTAGATTTGG TCTGGGATGAGCCATTCGCCGTGGGTCGTGTCAACAACGCCATTGAGGTGCGCTGCCTTGTAGGCAAGGACACCCTTGTCCAGACTATTCCCGAACTTCAGAAGACAAAATTCCTCGTCCACGCAGACAAGGGAACCATTTTTGCAGCCGCCACCTCCGAGCTTTGGTGCATCCGAATGGTGGAAATCCCTATCCAGCGACAGCAATTGCTACAGCAAAAGAAATTCCAACTGGCCATTGAGCTGACG CAAATCTCTGATGAACCGGCCACGGACCGAGCCCAAACAATTCGCCAGATACACATGCTCTATGCAAAAGAGCTTTTCACCAATAAGGAGTTTTCGGCGGCCATGAAGGAGTTTGAAAATGCGGCTATAGATCCCTACGATGTGATAAGACTGTTTCCAAACTTGGTGCCTGAGCCAAAGCCCGGCACCGAGGACATCACCGTGCCTACGTCCAGTACTCCTGCGCTAGAGGATGGCGACCTGGAAAACGCCTATTTGGCACTGATCGAGTATCTGGCATGGGCCCGGCAGCGGGAAGTGGTCAAGCTGCGCGACACCAAAAGTAGTTCAAAGTCCCTGCTGGAGATCATAGACACCACTCTACTGAAGTGCTATCTGCAGACAAACGACTCGCTAGTGGCACCGCTGCTACGCCTGAATCAGTGTCACTTAGAGGAGTCGGAAAAGACGTTGAAGAAGCACAACAAAATCTCCGAGCTTATCATCCTCTACCAGATGAAGGGCAAGCACAAGGATGCCCTTAAACTGCTTCGAGAGCAGGCGAGCATCGAAGGATCTGTACTGCAGGGACGCAAGCGTACAATACGCTATCTTCAGGAGTTGGGTGTTGATCATCTGCCGCTGATCTTTGAGTTCGCTGACTGGGTCCTAAACGAAAATACCGAAGACGGCCTGACCATTTTCACCGACGAACTTATTGAGGTGGAGTCCCTTCCGCGCGCTAAAGTTCTTGACTTTTTGATTAGCAAGCACAAAGCACTTGTCATTCCCTATTTAGAGCACGTAATCACTGAATGGAAGGACAGCAATACCCTACTCCACAACGTGCTTCTCAAACAGTATCGCGAAAAGGTGCAACGGCTTCTTGCTCAGCAGGAGAAAGG AGAGGAAGTTCCCGAACTCATTCCAATGCGAGCCAAGCTGTACAAGATGTTGGAGGAGTCCAACGACTATTCGCCGGATCGCGTGCTAGAGGAATTCCCCACCAACGTGCTGTTGGAGGAGCGTGCCTTAATCCTGGGGAGGCTCAAAAAGCACGACAACGTTTTGTCCATCTACATCCATGTTCTCGGAGATGTTGTCAAGGCAACTACATATGCGGAAGCCCATTACAAAGAGGACGAGCACATATTTCACACACTCATAAAGTGCATACTAATACCACCAACTCAACCGCCCTATGACGGCGTGCCCTTGCATCCCGATTTCTCGCAAGTGAATCTTAGGGTCGCCCTGGAAATCCTCAACACCCACGCCACCAAAATCGACCCATTTGAGATCTTCGAG CACCTTCCCGATGACCTGCCCATGCCCCAGCTGGAGAAGTATTTGGAGAAATCAATACGTAAAAAGATGGCCGACAAGCACGAGATGCAGATGATGTGCGGCCTCTTGGAGGCGGAGGCCACGCGCCTGGAAAATGCTTTGGAGGCGCAGCGAGATATTAGCTTCGAGTTAAACGAGTCTAGTGTGTGCTCCGAGTGCAAGAAGCGCTTTCAAACTCAGTCCGCCTTTGTGCGCTATCCAAACGGACAGATCGTGCACCTATCCTGCCACGATCGCATCGCCAGGGCGGCTGCGCAGCAATAA
- the LOC120453162 gene encoding uncharacterized protein LOC120453162, whose translation MSLEPEVASSRAPKYCYFFKTLLVEELELETSYHNLHYGQCALIGRLALKSNQYRLENVRVKCLPKKYSLDEGTISVLILGLTHDKIVKQRVSAGRYCIVRGEVVLHNVQHPKGPKLTAGGVYDKINSLSNNPLAQTQYLTALRATYRPAIDFWYIQVIDRTEDLLTRRLEMRSLIEK comes from the exons ATGTCCCTGGAGCCAGAAGTCGCTTCCTCGAGAGCTCCCAAGTACTGTTACTTCTTCAAGACCCTGCTGGTGgaggaactggaactggaaacCTCCTATCACAACCTGCATTACGGGCAGTGCGCATTAATTGGACGGCTAGCGTTAAAGTCGAATCAGTACCGGCTGGAAAACGTGCGCGTTAAGTGTCTGCCAAA GAAGTACTCCTTGGACGAGGGCACCATATCCGTGCTTATTCTGGGTCTTACCCATGACAAAATCGTCAAACAGCGCGTGAGTGCCGGCCGCTATTGCATTGTGCGCGGTGAAGTGGTGCTTCATAATGTGCAGCATCCCAAAGGTCCCAAGCTGACCGCCGGCGGAGTCTACGACAAGATCAACAGCCTGTCCAACAATCCGTTGGCCCAAACACAGTATCTTACCGCCCTACGTGCCACCTACAGACCGGCCATCGATTTTTGGTACATCCAGGTGATCGACAGAACCGAGGACTTGCTGACTCGCCGTCTGGAGATGAGAAGTCTGATCGAGAAATGA